From Brassica oleracea var. oleracea cultivar TO1000 chromosome C3, BOL, whole genome shotgun sequence, a single genomic window includes:
- the LOC106332704 gene encoding dirigent protein 6-like — MASLVEKQLLKSLFSFFLLVLFSHTVFSSRKTFDQRKPCKHFSFYFHDILYDGDNVANATSAAIVSPPGLGNFKFGKFVIFDGPITMDKNYLSEPLARAQGFYFYDMKMDFNAWFCYTLVFNSTQHKGTLNIMGADLMMEPTRDLSVVGGTGDFFMARGIATFVTDIFQGAKYFRVKMDVKLYEC; from the coding sequence ATGGCATCTCTTGTAGAGAAACAACTCCTTAAGTCCCTCTTCTCATTCTTCTTATTAGTCCTCTTTTCCCATACAGTTTTTTCGTCCCGAAAAACATTTGATCAGAGAAAACCTTGCAAACACTTCTCCTTCTACTTTCATGACATCCTCTACGATGGTGACAATGTAGCAAACGCAACCTCAGCCGCTATAGTGAGCCCGCCAGGATTAGGAAACTTCAAGTTCGGTAAGTTTGTGATCTTTGATGGCCCCATAACAATGGACAAGAACTATCTCTCAGAACCTCTAGCTCGCGCACAAGGCTTCTATTTCTATGACATGAAGATGGACTTCAATGCGTGGTTTTGCTACACCTTGGTGTTTAACTCGACGCAACACAAAGGGACATTGAACATAATGGGTGCGGATTTGATGATGGAGCCGACAAGAGATCTATCGGTCGTGGGTGGGACGGGTGATTTCTTCATGGCTCGTGGGATCGCTACCTTCGTGACGGATATATTTCAAGGGGCTAAGTATTTCCGTGTTAAGATGGATGTTAAACTCTATGAATGTTAG